One Staphylococcus simiae genomic region harbors:
- the murA gene encoding UDP-N-acetylglucosamine 1-carboxyvinyltransferase produces the protein MDKIVIKGGNRLTGEVKVEGAKNAVLPILTASLLASDKPSKLVNVPALSDVETINNVLSTLNADVTYKKEENSVIVDATSTLNEEAPYEYVSKMRASILVMGPLLARLGHAIVALPGGCAIGSRPIEQHIKGFEALGADIHLENGNIYANAKDGLKGASIHLDFPSVGATQNLIMAASLANGKTVIENAAKEPEIVDLANYINEMGGRITGAGTDTITINGVDRLVGVEHAIIPDRIEAGTLLIAGAITRGDVLVHGAIKEHMASLVYKLEEMGVQLEYLEDAIRVTVDDELQPVDIKTLPHPGFPTDMQSQMMALLLTANGHKVVTETVFENRFMHVAEFKRMNANINVEGRSAKIEGKSSLQGAQVKATDLRAAAALILAGLVADGTTQVTELKHLDRGYVDLHGKLKQLGADIVRIND, from the coding sequence ATGGATAAAATAGTAATTAAAGGTGGAAATAGATTAACAGGTGAAGTTAAAGTTGAAGGTGCAAAAAATGCTGTTCTTCCAATATTAACAGCTTCATTATTGGCTTCTGATAAACCTAGTAAATTAGTTAATGTTCCAGCTTTAAGTGACGTAGAAACGATCAACAATGTGCTTTCAACATTAAATGCGGATGTTACATATAAAAAAGAAGAAAATTCCGTTATTGTTGATGCAACAAGTACATTAAATGAAGAAGCACCATATGAATATGTAAGTAAAATGCGCGCAAGTATCTTAGTTATGGGTCCATTACTTGCAAGATTAGGTCACGCTATTGTTGCTTTACCAGGTGGATGTGCGATTGGTAGTAGACCTATTGAACAACACATTAAAGGTTTTGAAGCACTTGGTGCAGATATTCACCTTGAAAATGGCAATATTTATGCTAACGCTAAAGATGGGTTGAAAGGTGCCTCTATTCATTTGGACTTCCCAAGTGTTGGAGCAACTCAAAATTTAATTATGGCAGCTTCTTTAGCTAATGGTAAAACAGTCATTGAAAATGCCGCTAAAGAACCAGAAATCGTTGATTTAGCTAATTATATTAACGAAATGGGCGGTCGTATAACTGGAGCAGGAACTGATACGATTACGATAAATGGTGTCGATAGATTAGTTGGTGTTGAGCATGCGATTATTCCAGATAGAATTGAAGCAGGAACGCTATTAATTGCAGGTGCAATTACGCGTGGTGATGTATTAGTACACGGTGCAATCAAAGAACATATGGCTAGTTTAGTTTATAAATTAGAAGAAATGGGTGTTCAACTTGAATACTTGGAAGATGCAATTCGTGTTACTGTAGATGATGAGCTGCAACCAGTTGATATTAAAACTTTACCGCATCCTGGATTCCCAACAGATATGCAATCTCAAATGATGGCCTTATTATTAACAGCTAATGGTCATAAAGTTGTTACTGAAACTGTATTTGAAAATCGCTTCATGCATGTTGCTGAATTTAAACGTATGAATGCTAATATTAATGTTGAAGGTCGTAGTGCAAAAATTGAAGGTAAGAGTAGTTTACAAGGTGCTCAAGTTAAAGCAACTGATTTAAGAGCCGCGGCTGCATTAATATTAGCTGGTTTGGTTGCTGATGGTACCACACAAGTTACTGAATTAAAACATTTAGACAGAGGCTATGTAGATTTACATGGTAAATTAAAACAATTAGGTGCAGATATCGTCAGAATTAACGATTAA
- a CDS encoding DUF1146 family protein, which yields MDYLGQFAVIHLVLHVVCICIAYWALHSVRLDQFFKKGYTLQLQVCMIFIAILLGTAVSNFIVDLLQYSTQVKYLIK from the coding sequence ATGGATTATTTAGGTCAATTTGCAGTTATCCATTTAGTATTACATGTAGTATGTATATGCATAGCTTATTGGGCTTTACATTCAGTAAGATTAGACCAATTTTTCAAAAAAGGCTATACATTACAATTGCAAGTATGTATGATTTTTATTGCAATATTGCTAGGTACTGCAGTAAGCAATTTTATTGTAGATTTGTTACAATACTCAACGCAAGTGAAATATTTAATAAAATAA
- a CDS encoding F0F1 ATP synthase subunit epsilon, whose product MNTLNLDIVTPNGSVYDRDDVELTVMQTTAGEMGIMSGHIPTVAALTTGYVKVNFHNGAEYVAVSDGFVEVRQHKVSIIVQTAETAAEIDVERAKLAKARAESHLENEDDNTDINRAERALQRANNRLRVAELT is encoded by the coding sequence ATGAATACATTAAACCTAGATATTGTCACTCCTAATGGTTCTGTTTATGATCGCGATGACGTTGAACTTACTGTTATGCAAACAACAGCTGGTGAAATGGGTATCATGAGTGGACATATTCCAACTGTAGCTGCTTTAACAACTGGCTATGTAAAAGTAAACTTCCATAATGGAGCTGAATATGTAGCAGTTAGCGATGGTTTCGTAGAAGTAAGACAACATAAAGTTTCTATCATAGTTCAAACTGCTGAAACTGCTGCAGAAATTGATGTTGAACGTGCAAAATTAGCTAAAGCTAGAGCAGAGTCTCATTTGGAAAATGAAGACGATAATACTGATATTAATAGAGCTGAAAGAGCTTTACAAAGAGCAAATAACCGTTTGCGTGTGGCTGAATTAACATAA
- the atpD gene encoding F0F1 ATP synthase subunit beta, which produces MGIGRVTQVMGPVIDVRFEHNEVPKINNALVIEVPKEEGTIQLTLEVALQLGDDVVRTIAMDSTDGVQRGMDVQDTGKEISVPVGDETLGRVFNVLGEAIDLKGDVPESVRRDPIHRQAPAFDELSTEVQILETGIKVVDLLAPYIKGGKIGLFGGAGVGKTVLIQELINNIAQEHGGISVFAGVGERTREGNDLYFEMSDSGVIKKTAMVFGQMNEPPGARMRVALSGLTMAEYFRDEQGQDVLLFIDNIFRFTQAGSEVSALLGRMPSAVGYQPTLATEMGQLQERITSTTKGSVTSIQAVFVPADDYTDPAPATAFAHLDATTNLERKLTEMGIYPAVDPLASTSRALEPSIVGQEHYEVARDVQSTLQKYRELQDIIAILGMDELSDEDKQTVERARRIQFFLSQNFHVAEQFTGQKGSYVPVKTTVQNFKDILEGKYDHIPEDAFRLVGSMDDVIEKAKDMGVEV; this is translated from the coding sequence ATGGGAATTGGCCGTGTAACCCAAGTTATGGGTCCTGTAATTGACGTTCGATTTGAACATAACGAAGTTCCTAAAATTAATAATGCTTTAGTTATTGAAGTACCTAAAGAAGAAGGCACAATTCAATTAACTTTAGAAGTGGCACTTCAATTAGGTGATGATGTTGTACGTACGATTGCAATGGACTCAACTGACGGTGTTCAAAGAGGCATGGATGTACAAGATACAGGTAAAGAAATTAGTGTTCCTGTAGGTGATGAAACTTTAGGACGAGTATTTAATGTATTAGGTGAGGCGATTGATTTAAAAGGTGATGTTCCAGAATCAGTTCGTCGTGATCCTATCCATCGCCAAGCTCCAGCTTTTGACGAACTTTCAACAGAAGTTCAAATTCTTGAGACTGGTATTAAAGTAGTAGATTTATTAGCACCTTACATTAAAGGTGGTAAAATTGGTTTGTTCGGTGGTGCCGGAGTAGGTAAAACTGTATTAATCCAAGAGTTAATTAATAATATCGCCCAAGAGCATGGTGGTATTTCTGTATTCGCTGGTGTAGGTGAACGTACACGTGAAGGTAATGACTTATACTTCGAAATGAGCGATAGTGGTGTAATTAAGAAAACTGCAATGGTATTCGGTCAAATGAATGAACCACCTGGTGCACGTATGCGTGTTGCTTTATCTGGTTTAACAATGGCTGAATACTTCCGTGATGAACAAGGTCAAGACGTTTTACTATTTATCGATAACATTTTCAGATTTACTCAAGCTGGTTCTGAGGTTTCTGCCTTATTAGGTCGTATGCCATCAGCCGTAGGTTACCAACCAACGCTTGCAACTGAAATGGGTCAATTACAAGAACGTATTACATCTACTACTAAAGGTTCAGTAACATCTATTCAAGCAGTATTCGTACCAGCCGATGACTATACTGACCCTGCTCCTGCAACAGCATTTGCGCACTTAGATGCTACAACAAACTTAGAGCGTAAATTAACTGAAATGGGTATTTATCCTGCGGTAGATCCATTAGCATCTACTTCAAGAGCACTAGAGCCTTCAATCGTTGGCCAAGAACATTATGAAGTAGCGCGTGATGTACAATCTACATTACAAAAATATCGTGAATTACAAGATATCATTGCTATTTTAGGTATGGATGAATTATCAGATGAAGACAAGCAAACTGTTGAACGTGCGCGTCGAATTCAATTCTTCTTATCTCAAAACTTCCATGTAGCTGAACAATTTACAGGTCAAAAAGGTTCATATGTACCTGTTAAAACAACAGTACAAAACTTTAAAGATATTTTAGAAGGCAAATATGACCATATTCCTGAAGATGCTTTCCGTTTAGTAGGAAGTATGGACGATGTAATTGAAAAAGCAAAAGATATGGGTGTTGAAGTATAA
- the atpG gene encoding ATP synthase F1 subunit gamma, whose translation MASLKEIDSRIKSTKKMKQITKAMNMVSSSKLRRAEKNTKQFTPYMDKMQDAITAIAGGSSNTNHPMLRPRTITRSGYLVITSDKGLAGAYSANVLKKMVSDIEAKHQDSSEYSIVVLGQQGVDFLKNRGYEVEYSQVDVPDQPSFKSVQAIANHAIDLYSEEEIDELNIYYSHYVSVLENKPTKRQVLPLSQEDSSKGQGQMSSYEFEPDKESILSVILPQYVESLIYGTILDAKASEHATRMTAMKNATDNATELIDDLSLQYNRARQAEITQQITEIVGGSSALE comes from the coding sequence GTGGCTTCTCTTAAAGAAATTGATAGTCGAATAAAATCAACCAAAAAAATGAAGCAAATTACCAAAGCCATGAACATGGTTTCTAGTTCAAAGCTTCGTAGAGCTGAGAAAAATACAAAACAATTCACACCATATATGGATAAAATGCAAGATGCGATTACTGCGATTGCAGGTGGAAGTAGCAATACTAACCATCCAATGCTAAGACCTAGAACAATTACTAGAAGTGGTTATTTAGTCATCACTAGTGATAAAGGTTTAGCTGGTGCTTATAGTGCCAATGTTCTTAAGAAAATGGTTAGTGACATTGAAGCTAAGCATCAAGATAGCAGTGAATACAGTATTGTAGTCTTAGGTCAACAAGGTGTTGATTTTCTGAAAAATAGAGGTTATGAAGTTGAGTATTCTCAAGTTGACGTACCTGATCAACCATCATTTAAATCTGTTCAAGCAATAGCTAACCATGCAATAGATTTATATAGTGAAGAGGAAATCGACGAATTAAATATATACTATAGTCATTATGTAAGTGTTCTTGAAAATAAACCTACAAAGAGACAAGTCTTACCATTATCTCAAGAAGATTCTAGTAAAGGGCAAGGACAAATGTCTTCATATGAATTTGAACCTGACAAAGAATCTATTTTGAGCGTAATTCTTCCTCAATATGTAGAAAGTTTAATTTATGGAACGATATTAGATGCAAAAGCTAGTGAGCATGCTACTCGTATGACTGCAATGAAAAATGCTACTGATAATGCAACTGAACTTATTGATGATTTATCATTACAATATAATAGAGCAAGACAAGCTGAAATTACACAACAAATCACTGAAATTGTTGGTGGTTCTTCAGCACTTGAGTAA
- the atpA gene encoding F0F1 ATP synthase subunit alpha codes for MAIKAEEISALLRSQIENYESEMSVTDVGTVLQIGDGIALIHGLNDVMAGELVEFQNGVLGLAQNLEESNVGVVILGPYTDITEGDEVKRTGRIMEVPVGEELIGRVVNPLGQPIDGQGPINTTKTRPVEKKATGVMDRKSVDEPLQTGIKAIDALVPIGRGQRELIIGDRQTGKTTIAIDTILNQKDQGTICIYVAIGQKDSTVRANVEKLRQAGALDYTIIVAASASEPSPLLYIAPYSGVTMGEEFMFNGKHVLIVYDDLTKQAAAYRELSLLLRRPPGREAYPGDVFYLHSRLLERAAKLNDDLGGGSITALPIIETQAGDISAYVPTNVISITDGQIFLQSDLFFSGVRPAINAGQSVSRVGGSAQIKAMKKVAGTLRLDLASYRELESFAQFGSDLDEFTASKLERGKRTVEVLKQDQNKPLQVEYQVLIIYALTKGYLDDIPVVDISRFEDELNHWADQNATELLNEIRETGSLPDADKFDTAINNFKKSFSKSE; via the coding sequence ATGGCCATCAAAGCTGAAGAAATCAGTGCATTACTTCGCTCACAAATTGAAAATTATGAGTCAGAAATGTCCGTAACAGATGTCGGTACTGTATTACAAATTGGTGACGGTATTGCATTAATACACGGATTAAATGACGTTATGGCTGGGGAACTAGTTGAATTCCAAAACGGTGTTTTAGGTTTAGCACAAAACCTTGAAGAATCTAATGTAGGTGTTGTTATTTTAGGACCATACACAGATATTACTGAAGGTGATGAAGTTAAACGTACTGGCCGTATTATGGAAGTACCAGTAGGCGAAGAATTAATTGGAAGAGTTGTAAATCCATTAGGCCAACCTATAGATGGACAAGGACCTATTAATACAACAAAAACACGTCCAGTTGAGAAAAAAGCAACTGGCGTAATGGATCGTAAATCTGTTGATGAACCATTACAAACAGGTATTAAAGCGATTGATGCCTTAGTTCCAATTGGTAGAGGTCAACGTGAGTTAATCATTGGTGACCGTCAAACAGGTAAGACTACCATTGCTATTGATACAATTTTAAATCAAAAAGATCAAGGAACTATTTGTATTTATGTTGCTATTGGTCAAAAGGATTCAACAGTAAGAGCAAACGTAGAAAAACTAAGACAAGCTGGAGCACTAGATTATACAATTATCGTAGCGGCATCAGCATCTGAACCATCACCATTATTATATATTGCACCATACTCAGGTGTAACAATGGGTGAAGAGTTCATGTTTAATGGTAAACATGTATTAATTGTTTATGATGATTTAACAAAACAAGCAGCAGCTTATCGTGAATTATCATTACTTTTACGTAGACCTCCAGGTCGTGAAGCATATCCTGGTGATGTATTCTACTTACATAGTAGACTACTTGAAAGAGCAGCAAAACTTAATGACGATTTAGGCGGCGGTTCTATTACTGCATTACCTATCATCGAAACACAAGCTGGGGATATTTCAGCATACGTTCCAACAAACGTTATTTCTATTACTGATGGTCAAATCTTCTTACAATCTGATTTATTCTTCTCAGGTGTAAGACCAGCCATTAATGCTGGACAATCAGTATCACGTGTTGGTGGTTCTGCACAAATTAAAGCTATGAAAAAGGTTGCTGGAACATTACGTTTAGACCTAGCTTCATATAGAGAACTTGAATCATTTGCGCAATTCGGCTCTGATTTAGACGAATTCACAGCAAGCAAACTTGAACGCGGTAAACGTACAGTTGAAGTCTTAAAACAAGATCAAAATAAACCTTTACAAGTAGAGTATCAAGTATTAATTATTTATGCGTTAACTAAAGGATATTTAGATGATATTCCAGTTGTTGATATTAGTCGTTTTGAAGATGAATTAAACCACTGGGCAGATCAAAATGCTACTGAACTGTTAAATGAAATCAGAGAAACTGGTAGCTTACCAGATGCTGATAAGTTTGATACAGCTATAAATAATTTCAAAAAAAGCTTTAGCAAATCTGAATAA
- a CDS encoding F0F1 ATP synthase subunit delta, protein MVKVANKYAKALFDVSLDTNNLEVINEQFEIINQAVSDKIKDLEMVDSNPTHTVQDRRSLIDNVFVDVNPYIKNMLYVLADNRHIALVSDVFNAFQGFYNKYYNQDYATIESTYELNQEELDKIINLITQQTKLSKVIVDTKINPDLIGGFRVKVGTTVLDGSVRNDLVQLQRKFKRAN, encoded by the coding sequence ATGGTAAAAGTAGCTAATAAATATGCTAAAGCATTATTTGATGTGTCTCTAGATACAAATAACTTAGAAGTCATTAATGAACAATTTGAAATAATCAATCAAGCTGTATCAGATAAAATTAAAGACTTAGAAATGGTAGATAGTAATCCGACGCATACTGTACAAGATCGTCGTAGCTTAATTGATAATGTATTTGTAGATGTTAATCCGTACATTAAAAATATGCTATATGTATTAGCAGATAATAGACATATTGCATTAGTAAGCGATGTGTTTAATGCATTTCAAGGATTCTATAATAAATACTATAATCAAGATTATGCAACAATCGAATCAACTTACGAATTGAATCAAGAAGAATTAGATAAGATTATCAACCTTATTACTCAACAAACAAAGTTATCTAAAGTGATCGTAGATACTAAAATAAATCCAGATTTAATTGGTGGTTTTAGAGTTAAAGTTGGCACTACTGTTCTAGATGGAAGTGTAAGAAATGATCTTGTCCAACTACAAAGAAAATTTAAAAGAGCTAATTAA
- a CDS encoding F0F1 ATP synthase subunit B encodes MTETANLFVLGAAGGVEWGTVIVQVLTFIVLLALLKKFAWGPLKQVMDKREKDINKDIDDAEQAKLNAQKLEEENKQKLKETQEEVQKILEDAKVQAREQQEQIIHEANVRANGMIETAQSEINSQKERAIADINNQVSELSVLIASKVLRKEISEQDQKELVDKYLKEAGDK; translated from the coding sequence GTGACTGAAACAGCTAACTTATTCGTTCTTGGTGCAGCTGGCGGTGTCGAGTGGGGAACTGTTATCGTACAAGTCCTAACTTTCATCGTTTTACTGGCGTTACTTAAAAAATTCGCATGGGGTCCATTGAAACAAGTGATGGACAAACGTGAAAAAGATATTAATAAAGATATCGATGACGCTGAACAAGCAAAATTAAATGCACAAAAACTTGAAGAAGAAAACAAACAAAAATTAAAAGAGACTCAAGAAGAAGTTCAAAAAATATTAGAAGATGCTAAAGTTCAAGCACGTGAACAGCAAGAACAAATCATTCATGAAGCCAATGTTCGTGCTAACGGTATGATTGAAACTGCACAAAGTGAAATCAATAGCCAAAAAGAACGTGCTATTGCTGATATTAATAATCAAGTATCTGAATTATCAGTATTAATAGCTTCTAAAGTGCTTAGAAAAGAAATTTCTGAGCAAGATCAAAAAGAATTGGTTGATAAGTATTTAAAAGAGGCAGGCGATAAATAA
- the atpE gene encoding F0F1 ATP synthase subunit C: MNLIAAAIAIGLSALGAGIGNGLIVSRTVEGVARQPEARGQLMGIMFIGVGLVEALPIIGVVIAFMTFAG; encoded by the coding sequence ATGAATTTAATAGCAGCAGCAATCGCAATTGGTTTATCAGCATTAGGAGCAGGTATCGGTAATGGTCTTATCGTTTCAAGAACAGTAGAAGGTGTTGCACGTCAACCTGAAGCACGTGGTCAATTAATGGGTATTATGTTTATTGGTGTAGGTTTAGTTGAAGCATTACCTATCATCGGTGTAGTTATTGCCTTCATGACATTTGCTGGATAA
- the atpB gene encoding F0F1 ATP synthase subunit A, which yields MDHKSPLVSWNLFGFDIVFNLASILMIVVTALIVLFIAIICTRNLQKRPTGKQNFIEWIFDFVRGIIEGNMAWKKGGQFHFLAVTLILYIFVANMLGLPFSIVTKDHTLWWKSPTADATVTLTLSTTVILLTHFYGIKMRGTKKYLKGYVQPFWPLAIINVFEEFTSTLTLGLRLYGNIFAGEILLTLLAGLVFNEPAWGWIISIPGLIVWQAFSIFVGTIQAYIFIMLSMVYMSHKVADEH from the coding sequence ATGGATCACAAATCCCCACTAGTGAGTTGGAATTTATTCGGTTTTGATATCGTTTTTAATTTAGCTAGTATACTGATGATAGTAGTAACTGCGCTGATTGTTTTATTTATAGCTATCATTTGTACACGTAATTTACAAAAACGACCAACTGGTAAACAAAATTTCATTGAATGGATTTTTGATTTCGTGAGGGGAATCATTGAAGGGAACATGGCTTGGAAAAAAGGTGGTCAATTCCACTTCTTAGCAGTTACTTTGATACTTTATATCTTTGTTGCCAATATGTTAGGGCTTCCATTTTCAATTGTGACAAAAGATCACACATTATGGTGGAAATCACCTACAGCTGATGCAACAGTAACTTTAACATTGTCTACAACAGTCATATTGTTGACTCACTTTTATGGTATTAAAATGCGAGGTACTAAAAAATATCTTAAAGGTTATGTTCAACCATTCTGGCCACTGGCAATTATTAATGTCTTTGAAGAATTCACTTCAACGTTAACACTTGGTTTACGTTTGTACGGTAATATCTTTGCTGGTGAGATACTATTAACATTATTAGCAGGTTTAGTATTTAATGAACCAGCATGGGGTTGGATTATTAGTATACCAGGCCTTATAGTTTGGCAAGCATTCTCAATATTTGTAGGAACTATCCAAGCATATATCTTTATTATGCTATCAATGGTTTATATGTCACATAAAGTGGCAGATGAACACTAA